The Thalassococcus arenae genome includes the window CCTGCGCGGCGCGCGCGGCCATCTGGTTGCGGTCCCAGCCCTTCATTTCGCCAGACATCAGGCTTCCTCCCGCTTGCGGACAGTCCGCTGTTCGATGCGTTTCTCGTGCTGCCCCTGGATCAGCCGGTGCACGTAGATCCCCGGCAGGTGGATGTGATCCGGATCGATCGAGCCGCGCGGCACGATTTCCTCGACCTCGGCCACGCAGACCTTGCCGCACATCGCCGCCGGCGGGTTGAAGTTGCGCGCGGTCTTGCGGAAGATCAGGTTGCCGGTGTCGTCGGCCTTCCAGGCCTTGACGATCGACAGGTCGGCAAAGATCCCGCGTTCGAGGATGTATTCCTCGCCATCGAAGGTCTTCACCTCCTTGCCCTCGGCGATCACCGTGCCGACGCCGGTCTTGGTGTAGAAGCCCGGAATGCCGCAGCCGCCGGCGCGCATGCGTTCGGCCAGCGTGCCCTGCGGGTTGAACTCCAGCTCCAGCTCGCCTGCCAGGTATTGCCGCATGAACTCGGCGTTCTCGCCCACATAGGACGACATCATCTTCCTGATCTGCCGGCTCTCCAGCAACTTGCCCAGGCCGAACCCGTCGACGCCGGCGTTGTTCGATGCCACGGTCAGGTCCTTGACCCCGCTGGCCACGATGGCGTCGATCAGCAGTTCCGGAATGCCGCACAGGCCAAAGCCCCCGGCGGCGATCAGCATGCCGTCATGCAAGAGCCCGTCCAGCGCCTCTGCCGCCGAACCGTATACCTTCTTCATGGGTTGCCCCCCGTCTTTTCGGATCGGCCAAGTAGTGACGCGGCGCCGGGGCAGAGTCAACGCGGATGCCGCGCTGCGGCGACGCGCATGCGGCATTTTCCGGTATTCCGCCGGCGCGGCCCCGGCGAGCCTAGGACTTGCTGGCCGCTTTCTTCTTGGTGGCAGTCTTTTTCGGCGCGGCTTTCTTCTTGCCGCCCTTCTTGGTGGCCTTTTCGGCGATCAGCGCCACGGCCATGTCCATCGTCACCGCACCGGGGTCGACATCCTTGGGCAGGGTCGCATTGACCTTGTCCCACTTCACGTAAGGCCCGTAGCGGCCCTCCATGACGTTCACGGCCCCACCGTTTTCGGGATGTTCGCCCAACTCCTTGAGCGCCTTGGCCGCCGCCCTGCCCCGTCCGCCGGGATTGGCGCGTTTTTCCGCCAGCAGTTCCACCGCGCGGTTCATGCCGATCTCGAAGACGTCGTTGGGATCCTTGAGATTGGCGTAGACCGGTTTGGCCTCGTCCGGCAACTGGTGCATGAGGAACGGCCCGAAACGGCCGAAATTGGCCTTCACCTCGCCACCCTCGGGATGCATGCCCACGACACGCGGCAGGCTGAGCAGCGTCAGCGCCTTTTCCAGCGTCATCTCGTCGGCCTGCCAGCCCTTGGGCAGGCTGGCGCGGTCGGGTTTCTTGTTCTCTTCGCTTGCCTCGCCGCGCTGGACATAAGGCCCGAAGCGGCCCGAGCGCAGGCTGATGTCGTTGCCGTCCGAATCCTGCCCGAGGATCCTGTCCTCGGCCTGCTCTTCGCCGCCGCCGATCGGACGGGTATAGCGGCATTCGGGATACCGCGAACACCCGACGAAGCCGCCGGTGCGAGACGTCTTCAGATGCAGGCTGCCTTCGCCGCACAGCGGGCATTCGCGCGGATCCTTGCCATCCGGACGCGGCGGATAAAGTTGCGGCGCCAGAGCCTTGTCCAGCACGTCCAGAACCTCGGCGATGCGCAGTTCGGAGGTCTCGGCGATCGCGGCCGAGAAATCACGCCAGAACCGACCCAGCAGGTCCTTGTAATCCTTGTGCCCGGCACTGACATCGTCCAGCTCTTCCTCCAGAGCCGCCGTGAAATCGTAACCCACGTAGCGGCGGAAGAAATTCAGCAGGAAGATCGTGACGATCCGGCCCTTGTCCTCGGGAAACAGCCGGCCGTTTTCCTTGCGCACGTATTCGCGTTCCTGGATCGTCGTGACGATCGAGGCATAGGTCGAAGGACGGCCGATCCCCAGCTCTTCCATCTTCTTGACCAGCGTCGCCTCGGTGTAGCGCGGCGGCGGCTGGGTGAAGCTTTGCGTGGCCAGCACGGCGCCGTTGCCAGACAGAACAGCCGCGGTCTTGCCCGCCTCGGCCTTGTCCTGCGCAGCGGTGAAGGCAGGCTTCAGCGGCGCATCGGGCGCAAAGACCGCCGGTTCGCCCTGCATGATCTGCGGCAGGCGGTTGTCGTCGTCTTCCTCGGGCTCGTCGCGACCCTCTTCGTAGACCTTGAGAAAGCCGTCGAACAGCACCACCTGCCCGGTCGCGCGCAGCCCCACCTGGCCGTCTTCCGATCCGATCTCGACCGTGGTGCGCTCCAGCCGCGCAGCTTCCATCTGGCAGGCCAGCGTGCGTTTCCAGATCAGGTCGTACAGCTTGCGCTGGTCGGCATCGCTCAGCCGCAGGCTGGCCGCATCGGCCGTCATGTCGGTGGGCCGGATGCATTCATGCGCTTCCTGCGCGTTCTTGGCCTTGTTCTTGTACATCCGCGGGTTCGCGGGCACGTAGTCGGCGCCGTACCGGTCCTTGATCGCGTCGCGCGCGGCCTGCACCGCCTCGGGCGCCATGTCGATGCCGTCGGTCCGCATGTAGGTGATGTGCCCGGCCTCGTAGAGCCGCTGCGCCGCCGCCATTGTCTGGCGCGCGCCCATGCCGAACTTGCGGCTGGCTTCCTGCTGAAGGGTCGAGGTCATGAACGGCGCGGCGGGGTTGCGGCTGGACGGCTTGGCCTCGACCGACGTGACCTTGAGACCACGCTTGGCCACGGCATCGACCGCGAGTTCGGCCTGGGTCGCATCGGCCAGATC containing:
- the topA gene encoding type I DNA topoisomerase, which gives rise to MPVVVVESPAKAKTINKYLGSGYTVLASYGHVRDLPPKDGSVDPDDGFAMTWEIANDSRKHVAAIAEALKSDDALILATDPDREGEAISWHLKEALTKRRSIKKDTKVSRVTFNAITKAAVTEAMANPRDIDAPLVEAYLARRALDYLVGFNLSPVLWRKLPGARSAGRVQSVCLRLIVEREMEIEAFRPREYWQVRTQLRTPRGQDFEARLTVLAGKKLDRYDLADATQAELAVDAVAKRGLKVTSVEAKPSSRNPAAPFMTSTLQQEASRKFGMGARQTMAAAQRLYEAGHITYMRTDGIDMAPEAVQAARDAIKDRYGADYVPANPRMYKNKAKNAQEAHECIRPTDMTADAASLRLSDADQRKLYDLIWKRTLACQMEAARLERTTVEIGSEDGQVGLRATGQVVLFDGFLKVYEEGRDEPEEDDDNRLPQIMQGEPAVFAPDAPLKPAFTAAQDKAEAGKTAAVLSGNGAVLATQSFTQPPPRYTEATLVKKMEELGIGRPSTYASIVTTIQEREYVRKENGRLFPEDKGRIVTIFLLNFFRRYVGYDFTAALEEELDDVSAGHKDYKDLLGRFWRDFSAAIAETSELRIAEVLDVLDKALAPQLYPPRPDGKDPRECPLCGEGSLHLKTSRTGGFVGCSRYPECRYTRPIGGGEEQAEDRILGQDSDGNDISLRSGRFGPYVQRGEASEENKKPDRASLPKGWQADEMTLEKALTLLSLPRVVGMHPEGGEVKANFGRFGPFLMHQLPDEAKPVYANLKDPNDVFEIGMNRAVELLAEKRANPGGRGRAAAKALKELGEHPENGGAVNVMEGRYGPYVKWDKVNATLPKDVDPGAVTMDMAVALIAEKATKKGGKKKAAPKKTATKKKAASKS
- a CDS encoding CoA transferase subunit A — encoded protein: MKKVYGSAAEALDGLLHDGMLIAAGGFGLCGIPELLIDAIVASGVKDLTVASNNAGVDGFGLGKLLESRQIRKMMSSYVGENAEFMRQYLAGELELEFNPQGTLAERMRAGGCGIPGFYTKTGVGTVIAEGKEVKTFDGEEYILERGIFADLSIVKAWKADDTGNLIFRKTARNFNPPAAMCGKVCVAEVEEIVPRGSIDPDHIHLPGIYVHRLIQGQHEKRIEQRTVRKREEA